A DNA window from Niabella yanshanensis contains the following coding sequences:
- the rpoN gene encoding RNA polymerase factor sigma-54 codes for MALGQSLQQKLLQKLSPQQIQLMKLLQVPTANLEERIKEELEANPALEVDEDAHKDEDPYADEFSDNTEEADNYEEQDGSVDDYDNIDVTEYLHDDDGEIAEYKTREDNYSDDDDNRQLPIKNEASFYDLMVSQLGLLALTDQQKRIAEHIIGSIDEDGYLRRDTPALVDDLAFRQNIETSVEEVDDIIAKIQQFDPPGVGARDLPECLLLQLKRQKAEGKDVDIAITAIEKYFDEFTKKHYEKIQRGLGLEDGELKEVMQQIIRLNPKPGGNIGSVNKAESYVVPDFFILNNNGKLELTLNSRNAPELRISEGYRDMMKEYSRGTKKDKQQKEAVLFIKQKIDAAKWFIDAIKQRQHTLLDTMGAIMNHQEDFFLTGDETSLRPMILKDIAEKTHLDISTVSRVANSKFVQTEFGTYRLKFFFSESLSTDSGEEVSTREVKKILSDMIESESKKHPLSDEKLTELLQDKGYNIARRTVAKYREQLNIPVARLRKELV; via the coding sequence GTGGCTCTAGGACAATCCCTACAACAAAAACTCTTACAAAAACTTTCTCCCCAGCAAATTCAATTAATGAAGTTATTGCAGGTACCCACTGCCAACCTGGAAGAAAGAATCAAAGAAGAACTGGAAGCAAACCCTGCCCTGGAAGTAGATGAGGACGCACATAAGGATGAAGACCCCTACGCAGATGAATTTAGCGACAATACAGAAGAAGCAGATAATTACGAAGAGCAGGACGGAAGTGTGGATGACTATGACAATATAGATGTAACGGAATACCTGCACGATGACGATGGCGAAATAGCAGAATACAAAACCCGCGAAGACAACTATTCAGACGATGATGACAACCGCCAGCTGCCCATTAAAAATGAAGCCTCTTTTTACGACCTCATGGTAAGTCAGTTAGGACTTCTTGCATTAACCGACCAGCAAAAAAGAATTGCAGAACATATTATAGGTAGTATTGATGAAGACGGGTACCTGAGGAGAGATACGCCTGCCCTGGTGGATGATCTCGCATTCAGGCAAAATATTGAGACAAGCGTTGAAGAAGTGGATGATATTATTGCTAAAATTCAACAGTTTGACCCCCCGGGCGTAGGAGCAAGAGACCTGCCCGAGTGCCTGTTATTGCAATTAAAAAGGCAAAAAGCCGAAGGAAAAGACGTTGATATTGCCATTACTGCTATTGAAAAATATTTCGACGAATTTACCAAGAAGCATTACGAAAAAATACAGCGCGGCCTGGGCCTGGAAGACGGCGAACTGAAGGAGGTAATGCAGCAGATCATTCGCTTAAATCCCAAACCGGGAGGTAATATCGGTTCTGTAAACAAAGCAGAAAGCTATGTGGTACCCGACTTCTTTATTCTTAACAACAACGGGAAACTGGAGCTGACGCTGAATAGCCGCAATGCACCTGAACTGCGTATCAGCGAAGGCTACAGGGACATGATGAAGGAGTACAGCCGCGGCACTAAAAAAGATAAGCAGCAAAAAGAAGCGGTACTCTTTATCAAACAAAAAATAGATGCGGCCAAGTGGTTTATCGACGCCATCAAACAGCGCCAGCATACTTTACTCGATACGATGGGTGCGATCATGAATCACCAGGAAGACTTTTTTCTTACCGGTGATGAAACTTCGCTCAGGCCAATGATATTAAAAGATATTGCAGAGAAAACGCACCTCGATATCTCAACCGTAAGCCGTGTTGCCAACAGTAAGTTTGTACAAACCGAATTTGGTACGTACCGGTTAAAATTCTTCTTTAGCGAATCATTAAGCACCGACAGCGGAGAAGAGGTTTCTACACGCGAGGTTAAGAAAATCCTGAGTGATATGATCGAATCTGAAAGCAAAAAGCACCCCTTAAGCGATGAAAAGCTGACCGAGCTGCTCCAGGATAAAGGCTATAATATTGCCCGCAGAACAGTGGCTAAATACAGGGAACAGCTGAATATTCCTGTTGCAAGATTGAGGAAGGAATTGGTGTAA